The Alnus glutinosa chromosome 1, dhAlnGlut1.1, whole genome shotgun sequence region CTTAGTTCTGCAATTTTGGCATGCTCCTGCATCACCCCTTTCAAAGTCAAAAGGAATTCTTAAGGAATTACTTGAAAATTCATACTTCTGCAGATAATTACCATACGGATGTATTGGATTTCAAATACATTCCTAAACCAAGATCTCATGCTAAACAATTGAAGAAAATAGTGAAAGAGACATACGTGCAGCCATCGAAGACAAAGCGCAGCGGTTGTTTGTCTTCCACGTCCTAAACCCGGCCTGTCTCAGGTTTTTCCACATGGATCTCATGATCCTTTCAAATTATCTgtccaaatttgagagaattcggataTATAATTGTGATAGACCACTTATGTGACCTACTTGACCAGATAAGTAATTGGacagtccaatttttatttggtcaggtggatcCCATAAGTGGTCTTTCACAATTACCTatttgaattctctcaaattcggacaaataatttgaaaggatcCTAATCTTTTTCGCACAATAATGGTGGGATGTCTATGACTGAGTGTAAGAGTTTGGAGTGGAGACCTTAACACATAATgataaaaccctaattctaaTAAAATGGAATTAAATGAGCCCTTAAATTGGTCTCTACACATAGGCGCGTGACAAAACAAAAAACGTTCTTCTAGAAACGTGTTAAATGGCCCGATCTTGTTACTGCATTTCTCACACTTAATGGGCCTTACTAACATCACTAATACTTTATTTGGCAAttgtatataattatatgatcTATATAGGCCCCGAAAGACCTTTGCTATTGATTGTGCTTGAGAGTTTACTAACGTTTCAAAATGTATGCGAAATGTACAGTCTTTATAGTTGTTAAGAGGTTAAGATTTGAACTGTAGTATACGTGAttcttcaaaattaaattaagggaaaaaaattgtaaaatcaattattatggttggcctaaattacaaatcgctccatGTTGTTTTTAAGTGATTTCAGACGTAtatgccaaaaataataatttaatcactAGAGTCAAATTTCGTTGAAACACTTGACAAGATTCCTATAGATGCTACAtcaataccaataaaatgacaatatttgttattttttttattattattttttttcaatttcaacactcCGTTAAgaattttcgttaaatcctgttaaaattttcaaaataattttttttttttaaaaaatataaaaatattcaaagattCGGGATTGGtattttacaaatttcgttaaatcctcataattttttttcttaaaaaagaagaagagtattttaaaaattttaacacatatccgttaagatttaataAAGAATTATAACGGACggttgaaattttaaaaaagaaaagaaaagaaaaattaatacactaaattggtattttttaaagtttaacgatatgattgtaaaagtgatgaaagatcggCCGAATAGGGATGggtgataagtgaagtttttttttaaaaaaagaaaaaaagaaaaaaaaaagaaggtattaTCCATTTTGATTGGTTCggataaaaatgacaaaaagtaattagcttactcattaaaaaaagaaaaagaaaaagtaattagCTAATTCGTTTAGTACCGCACATACCTTATCATAGGCTGAACGTGAATTTGGATCGGAGAGGATAGAGTAAGCTTCATTGAGTATGATAGCCATGTCATGGCCTGCCGGGCCGGCGATGTCCGGGTGGCACCGCTTCTGCAGCATCCGATACGCCGTTTTGATCTGCGAGTGCTGAGAAGAGCTATCTATGCCAAGAAGATCGTAGAGATCAAAGTCGATGATCGAAGATGAAGCTTTGCATGCTATGGAATTACCGTACGACTTTCTAGTACTACTTGCATTGAACGGAGTACTGAAAGTTTTTGGGCTTAACTTGTTTGTTGTGATTGAAGCAGTGGGACTAGTGTATAGGGGAAGGCACGCAGTAGACATTTTCTTCCTCAAAGGTTAGGACGAGATAGCTAGtgcgaagagagagagagatccagaGCTTTGTAATTTTAGAACATGAGAGATATTTGTGTACCCCATTCCATAAGATATTTTCAGCATTCAATTGACATTTTTTACCTATTCGTATAAAGTAGTAATTTTAATGATGCAAGTTTCCCtttgggagaaaaaaaatatcaaaaggttaaatttaagaggaaaattttcaaattctaaaacattttttttttccctgtatacACACAATACTCCCGCCAGTATTTTATATTTCAcatattaatagtttttaacattttatggtacgtaattttttttttttttttttaaaaaccatctataagttttaaaatttttctataaaaattaatgattAGAATGTTGTATCTACCTATCAAGAAATATTAGAAGATTATAATTtgtaggcctcgtttggttcgtggAATATGCTGCTAAAATGGAATGGCCATTCtataagaataattattctttagtttggtaagggTATATTTcatagaatagctattcccttttACGAAGATGAATACAATTAGAGGAAAAGCTCAACAAGAATGagattcttatatatatatatattataggatATTATTTCTTGAAAAGATTATGGAGAATATAGGAAacgcaaggaaaaaaaaaaattggacttCATGCCGTGATCGCAAcaatcaggggcggagccacactatgcttgggcccccccaagccaaagggctcccccaaaaaaaaaaaaaatctaaaaaaagaaaaagaaaaaatattaaccctcttctttaaaaaatttgtagttttgacctccccaaattattttttttcaatttagcccCCCCAAAGCTTAAAAGTTGGCTCCGCCCTTGGCAacaattatatatttgaaaCTTATTTTGTCTCGTTTCTAAAGTGCTAAAGGATATTGACGAAATAGTTTTCTAGCTATAAAGAAGCCCTATAAATCACTCTATAGTGAATTAAAACACCTGAATGAGAATTGCATAAAAGAaagttgtaaagaaaaaaatagaaaagttaTATGCTTGTGTGTCTATGCATACGACCGAatggccatatatatatatatatatatatatatatatatatatatatatatatatatataataataataataatttttgacacATATATCAATCCAAAATCATTTGATCCAATGATCACAAATTATAACAGCCAAATCCAACTTAAATACCATATTAATCTCTCCCAACAACTATAAAAACGtttttagattttctttaatttcacaCTTGAAACAGCTAACTTAGCTGACTGAGGTTCTTCTAAGCCTTCTACTGAggcttttgggtttttgtatGAGGCCGAGATGCATCAATTCAGTCGACTAAGCTTTAATTATTGGTCAATCGAGACCAAATATGACCATTGTGGTAGTTCGTCCACACTATATATGCTAGAATGGGTGGTTCATGTAGGTGCTTTGGGGTGGCTTAGTTATCTCATATTTTAAGGgttaatattctttcaaattatctgtttgaatttgaaaaaattcaggTATGTGATTATGAGATACCACTTACGTGACTCACTTGACTGGATAAATGGTTAGGCAATACAATTTTTACTTGGTCAAATAAGTTTCATAAGTGATTTTTTACAATTACTTGtttgaattcttttaaatttgaataaataatttgagaaaatctaatcattgttttagtttatttttgtataGGAAGCTCTCGTAACATTTTAATACaattattcaaaaacaaaaaaaaaatttaatacaataattattattattattatttttgaactCCTCTCAAAGACTCAAACACGCGAGGAAAGAAGTAATGAACCCTATGTCCCTGTTCATTTCATTGCTTTCTCAAAGATCCACTTCCTCTCTCCACTGAGCCAATCCCATTGCGATGAGGAGCCTAACTTCAAGCGCCAGACTCCTCGCAACCGCGGTATCCTCGAGGGGATCCACATGGACGTGGTCTCACCAGCCGGTGCGCAGGTACGGCCTGATTCCCATGGTCATAGAGCACTCGTCACGAGGCGAGCGAGCCTACGACATCTTCTCCCGCCTACTCAAGGAACGCATCGTCTGCATCAACGGGCCCATCTCCGACGATACTGCGCACGTCGTCGTGGCCCAGCTCCTCTTCCTCGAGTCCGAGAACCCCTCCAAGCCCATCCACATGTACCTCAACTCCCCCGGTGGCGCCGTCACTGCAGGTCACCCATTTCTATGCTTTCTAATCTCTTATATTTCACACTGGATCAAAATTCGGACCTTATTACTTAATGGGTCGTCTTGTTGAGTAGGTTAAATAATGATTCTGGATAATGTATACTTTACCTGATTTCCATAGTTTTAACAATCCAATTAAGTTGCTCAAATTGTTACGATATAAACGAGAGTTTAGCTGAATGTTGAACATCGTCGCCGTGAATTGTTTTGCTGGTCGCTGGTTGTTCTTGGACCTAACGCCATCTCCTTTTGataaacaagtaaaaaaaaaaaacaagtagtGGTATAGAGTGAGGACACGGGCCATTACTGAGCAGGTTTTTGAGTTTTGTTCACCTATaaagatgagagaaaaaaagaaaaagaaaaaagacatatGAGATGATGGGCTTTAACCAAGTTTTCCCCTATTTATTACTTGTCTTTTGATTTCTTGGATTGGATTATACAGGTCTCGCAATTTATGATACTATGCAGTATATCCGGTCTCCAATCAATACAATTTGTTTGGGCCAAGCGGCATCAATGGCGTCTCTTCTTTTAGCTGCAGGGGCCAAGGGCGAGAGGCGGGCACTCCCAAATGCGACAGTTATGATTCATCAGCCTTCGGGAGGGTATAGTGGGCAGGCGAAGGATATAACGATCCACACGAAGCAGATTGTTCGGGTTTGGGATTCGCTGAATGCCCTGTATTGTAAGCACACAGGGCAGTCACTAGAGGTAATTCAGACGAATATGGATAGGGATTATTTTATGACGTCAGGTGAGGCCAAGGAGTTTGGGATTATCGATGAGGTTATTGATCAGAGACCATTGACTCTGGTCACTGATGCTGTTGCTAAGGAAGGAAAGGACAAAGGCTCAAGTTAGGATTAGAGGGTAAGAACTTAGTGAGAAACGTCGTTGTTTTGAAATTTCTTGTAAACTTTCCTAGAATTATGTGATAGTCAGTCTTATCATATCATTTCTGGATTCCGGCATGATTTTTGTCTTGTTTATGAGGATTGTTAGGATTGACCATGTAAATTACGACTTTTATTTGCTTCATTTCAATTTAAAGAGATgatggtttttttattaaattacagtAGAAATTTGAAGGTTTTCATTAATTCGGGAGTTGTTAggttggagtttgttggtttattttatattgacatATATGTGAAAGCGGTTGTGACTTGTGATATCCCTTATGTGTAGTGTGtacaattatgaaagtttaaaTCAAACTTTGAACTTGGTAGTCtgcaattttttgaaataatctGTTTCTTTATAAATTTCTCATTTAAAAGCCCATGAGTGGCTTGTTTGTTTGGTAGATGTCTAATGGTTTTCGAATGGAAATAGGGGCAGGCAACTTGTAAGCTATATTTTGTAGTTAATCTTGTGATCTTATGACGATTCTCTCAATTTAGCTTATGTTCTTTTCCTACTTGGGTAAATATATGATCATGAGCACATAGGAGATGAGGTTTTTGCAAGTCCCCCCCTCTTTGTAACACCCTTATCCTATATTGGAAAGATGAGGAGTAGCTCACATATAGTGGGTGGTTTAtgaagatagtcatgagtgttaagtttcacattgcctagttactaggtgaaactgagccttataagggattctaaggaagcttcaaattgactagtccttttggggtgattgCGTAGATGTGGCTAACACTTTTTCCTAGATATGGCTAGCACTTTTTCCTCAGTCGTTACGGACCCCTCCCCCCCCCtagcttttctatttcttttgcttttctgtCAATtcttgtgtaattatttttagttgtttactTGAAGAAAGTGGCAAGCATATGGATTGGTACAACATAATTTGGTTTGGAATGATTATTCTTGAGCTTGTAAATTAGCGTAAATGCAGACCTTAAGTTGGGAA contains the following coding sequences:
- the LOC133870754 gene encoding ATP-dependent Clp protease proteolytic subunit 2, mitochondrial, with translation MRSLTSSARLLATAVSSRGSTWTWSHQPVRRYGLIPMVIEHSSRGERAYDIFSRLLKERIVCINGPISDDTAHVVVAQLLFLESENPSKPIHMYLNSPGGAVTAGLAIYDTMQYIRSPINTICLGQAASMASLLLAAGAKGERRALPNATVMIHQPSGGYSGQAKDITIHTKQIVRVWDSLNALYCKHTGQSLEVIQTNMDRDYFMTSGEAKEFGIIDEVIDQRPLTLVTDAVAKEGKDKGSS